From the Fusobacterium ulcerans ATCC 49185 genome, the window TCTATATTTACAAAGATTACTATATTTGCTGAGGTATAGACTCCCTGTAAATAACAGTATTCACAATCATAGATACAATTTATTACAGAAGATGTGTAATAGAAATTATCATTCCCAAAACTCTCACAAACCTTTGCTCCTTCATAAAGATAATTTTCTTTTTTTACTGCAAGTATGAGTTTTTGGGATTTTTTCTGCATAATAAAATTTTGATTTCCCTTAGAAAAAATTTCTTTATATGTATCTAATTCTATAGTTTTACAATTAGGAAATTTTCTTAATATCTTATCAGTGAGAGGATATTTAAAAGCTTCTTTTTCTACATATATGTGTGAAAAACTAGAGTTCAATAATTTCTTTTCTAATTTTTTCAAAGTTTATCTTCCCCTCTCTTTTATCTTTTATTTCAATTTTAGAGTATTTTGAAATTACATCTTTAATATTTTTATTTTTAAGTTTATGATATTTCATAAGTTCCATAAATTCATAGTGCATACTTTCAGTGAGCCTTAAATTTTTCTCCACCATATTCATAATATCTTTTTCATTTAAAGTAAAAATTTCTTTATCACTAACATTAAATTTTTTTCTTTCATTCAGCCATTCATCTATACTTAGAATCCCACTTTCTACGATATGAGTAACTTTTTCCACTGTTATTCCTGTGGTATCAAGATAATCTGATACAATTTTTATTATATTTATCTGATGCTGTGAAAAGAAAAGAGAAGCAGCTTCATATATCCCTGCTCCTTCCATATCCACCAGTTCTCCTTTTATCTCTGACTCCATACTTTTATCTACTACATGAAAGAAACTTTCCAAAGTTCCCTCTTTAAATTTATGTCTGAACAACATATCTGGGTAAAAACTTTTCCCATTTCCATTATTAGTAATCTTATTACATAGAACTATATCTCCCACTTGAAATATCTCTTTCACAGCTCCACATATACCTAAATTAACAAAAATATCTTCTTCTCTTATATTCAGACTGCTTAAAAGATAGGTTGTCCCTATAGCTCCCTGCATCATCCCTGAACCAGTTATTATTAATATTATTTCTTCATTTTTAAATACCTGATATTTTTTAATTTCATTATCTCTTTTTAATTTAAAATATGTTATCAATGGCTTTGCTTCTGCTGTTAAAGCTGCCGCTACATATATCATATTCTTTACCTCATTCCTAATTTACTACTGTAAATATTTTAGCACATATTTTAAAGTTTTTTATCATAACAATAAAATTCTTTTTCTTTTCCCAGAAAATTCATATTTCCTCTATGAATATATCCTAATTTCAATAAAAGAGTATTCATTTTTTTATTTACTGAATAAGTATCAGTTTTTATATAGTTTACTCCATTTTCCTTGGCAATCTTCTCTGCAAATTCAATAAGTTTTGTAGCTGTTCCCTGATTTCTATATTTAGGATTTATTGACATTCTATGAAGTATCAGACATTTCTCATCTAATGCCCATTTTATATCTTTATATTCATCAGGTTCTACAAAGTTAGCACATATAAATCCATAAAGTTCTTCATTCTCCTCATTTACATAAAGAGAGTTACTTTCTACATCCCCTAAAAAATCTTGTTTCTGAGGATAATTTTCATCCCATTGAGTATTTCCATATGTCTTCATTTCAGCAATTGTAGCTTTTATTATTTCCATTATTTTATCCAAATCTTTTGCTTCTGCTTTTCTTATCATTCCTTTCCTCCCTTTACCCTCAGCCAATCTTTAGCTGCATTTTCACTCATCTTCTCCAATAAATTCTCCACTATTTCTCTTTCCTTTTTTGTTAAACCTTCCATACATATATTTATATTTCTATTCTCTTCAGTGATTATTAAATCATATACTTCTAAAGCTTTTTTAGTTGGATAAAGTTTATATTCTCTTTTATCATTTTCATCTTGTTCCTTGTTTATATATCCAGCTTCTATTAATTTTTTTACTGCTTTGGTTGTAGTGCTCTTATCCACAGTAAGAATTTTAGATAACTCTACAAAATTTATTCCTTGATTTTCACATATTCTTGTAAGAAATATAAACTGCCCCTTTTGTAAAGACAACTCTCTATACTTCATATCACTAGTTGAATGTATGGCTCTTGAAAGAGTTCCTATTTTTCTCAATATTTGATTATTTAATTTTTCTATATCTTTCACCTCCTTATATTAGTTGAACTTTCAATTATATTCTACCTCAATATAGTTGAACTGTCAACTATATTTTTGAAAAATTTTACTTTTTATTCTTATATAAACCTTCTGTCCTGTCATAATGAAAACATTCAAAACTCACTCATTAATAAGTTAATAAAAGTTATATTCATATAAAAAAGAGTGAAGTATAAAAGAAATTTATTCTATCTTTTAATCACTCTTTTTTATTTTTACTTAATTATTATTTAAAAATAATTTCTATTTTTATATATTTTAGGTGAGAAGAGTATTAATATTGGAAATATTTCTAATCTCCCTAGCAGCATACTGATTGATAATATTATTTTACTTATATTTGAAAGGGAAGAGTAATCAAATGTATCTCCAAGTGTCCCTACTCCTGTTCCAATATTATTGAATGTTGCTGAAACAACACTAAATGCTGATGTGAAATCAGAAAATTCTATTGATATGAACAACATAATTCCTAAAAATATAAATATATACATGACGAGATATGTTGATACCTTAGAAAACATTTCCTCTGGTATTTTTTTCCCATCCATTTTAACTGCAATAGTTCTATTAGGAGTTCCTATTTTCTTAAATTCTCCTATTACTTTTTTAAATACAATAACAATTCTTGAAACTTTTATTCCTCCAGTTGTAGAACCAGCACATCCCCCAACAAAAGTTAATATCATAAGAACAGTCTTTGAAAATGTAGGCCAAGCATTAAAATTTACTGTAGAATATCCTGTTGTGGTAATAATTGAGGAAACAGTAAAAAACACATCTCTTACCATATAGATATTACTTTTATAAAATGGATAAATATTTATACAGATAATTATAATTGATACACAAATAATTAATAAGTATGCCCTCAATTCTTCATTTTTATAAACTTGTTTATAATTTTTTAAAATTAAAGCATAAAAAAGATTAAAATTTATAGCACAGAGCAGCATTCCCATTCCTAGAATAAAATCTATATAAGTATTATTATAGAAACCTACACTATTATTTTTTATATTTGCTCCTCCTGTACTCACTGTCCCAAAGGCATGGATAATAGAATCAAAAAAGGGCATTCCTCCTGCTTTTAATAAGATAATTATTATAATAGTTATGCAGATATACATTATATACAATATCTTAGAATTATGAGAAATTTTAGCTACCATCTTTCCTACAGATGGACCAGGAACCTCAGCTTTCATTATATGAAGAGATTGATTACTGCTTTTTGGCAGTATAGCAAGAGCCAATACAAGTATTCCCATCCCACCTATAAAGTGAGAAAACCCAATCCAAAACAGCAGTGATTTTTCTATCATTTCTATATTTGCTATAACACTAGCTCCTGTTGTTGTAAACCCTGCTACTGTTTCAAAAAAAGCATCTATAAAAGAAGGAATCCTCTCACTAAAAACAAAAGGAAGAGAGCCAAAAAAAGATAGGGCTATCCATGAAACTGAAACTATTACCATTCCTTCTTGAGTATATATTCTCTGGTCTTCTGGCATTTTTTTTGATAAAAGAAAACTTGAAATGATAAGAAGCATAATTGTCAATAAATATGCTCCATTCAATTTAAATCCCTCTTGATAAAAGAAACTAAGAGCAAGTGGAATAAGCATAAACCCTGCTTCTAATTTAAGAATATAACTTATTACATATTTTATCATTTTATTATTCATTCTATCCCTCGATGTTCATTATAAGTTACAATTTACTAAATATATCATAGTATAAATCGAAAATAAGTCAACTATATAATATTTCTGTGTTAGGCTTTATACTATTTTTTTCAAAACTATTCTAAATTTTTTTTATAACTATTTAATTTTTAAGAGAAGTATTATATTCTAAAAATTCACTAAAATATTTTATTAATTTTTATATTTTCAATAAAAAAAGCGACATATAAGTAATGATCTATCTCAACTTCTATGTCACCTATTTTTATTTTATTTCCATGAAATTTCTGCTTGTTTTCTTGGAACAGTTCTTCTAAATTTTATATCTGGATATCCCATGAGCATACATGAAATAATTTCTTTTTTATTTATTCCAAGCATTTCCTTAGCTTTTACACTATTTTTTAAAGCTCTTTCTATAAATCCAGTAAATAAAACTCCTAATCCCTCAGCATTTGCCATAAGTTCTATATTAGATGGTGCTAAAACTTCATTCAATGGAGAAATAGCTGTCACTACCAAAAGAACTGGTGCTTTAAAAAATAGCTTATCATTCAATGGATCTTTTTTATAATCCTCATACATCTTTATCCATCTAGGTGCATATGCCCCAATAACACCTTTTTCATTTAAATTTTCCAATGCAAATTCATATAAGCTTTCCCAGATTACTGGTTTTATTTCATTTAAAGTTTCTTGCACAACTATATAAGATACATCCTGCATATTTGACCCAGTAGCTGTATAACGTCCAGCTTCAAGAACTCTTTCTAGTTTCTCTTTTTCTACTGGTTTATTTTTATAATGACGTACACTCCTTCTAAATTTTATAAAATTTAGAAGATTGTCAGAAGAAATATCAAATCTTTCTTTGTCATATTCTTCTATCCCTTCTTGTGGATAATTGGTAATAGAAACTGCATTTACTGGACATACTGCTATACAATGTCCACACTGCATACATCTCCCCTTGATTTCTGCTTTTCCACTATCTAAAAAAAGATTCTCTGGAAAACAGTCTTCAACACAAGCCCCACAACCAATACACTTTTCCTTGTCAATACTTACCATACTATTCTCCTTGTGATGATTTAATTTCTACTATTTCAATTATATACTTTTATAAAAAAAAATTCTATTTTTTATAAAAAAAACTCTTTTTTAACTACTTATTGTGGTTTTTTATAAATTCATATCCATTTCTAATATGTTTTGCCATAAGTTCAGATACTTTTTTCTCATCTTTTTTCTTTAAATATTTGAGTATATCCAAATGTTCTGCTACTATTTCCTTTCTTCTCACTGAATATCTCCCTGAAATATCTCTATCATAAAGAATAACTACCATAAGCTCATTAAGAAGTTTACTCAACCTCTCATTCTTTGCTATTCTCAATAGTTCATTATGAAACTCTGTATTTAATTCTATTAGAATTTCTGGTGTTTTAGCATCATTGCATCTTTCTAATATTCCTTCCAGTATATCTATATCCTCTTTAGTGATATTTCTAACTGCCAATTTCCCTACCATACCTTCTAAAGCTTCTCTGCATTCATATATTTCCAATAAATCTTTTTGTTCTATTCCCTTTACAATCACACCTTTCCATGAGGCTACTTCTATGAGCCCATCTGAAGCGAGTTTTCTGAAAGCTTCTCTTACAGGAGTAGGACTTACATCAAACATTTTAGCTATAGATGTTTCTGTTATTTTCGTCCCTCTTTCCAATTCTCCATCCATTATAAGTTCTTTTAATCTATCATATACTTTTTCACCTAAGGTTCTTTTATCATCTAATTTGATAACCTTCATAATTCCTCCTAATAAAACTTTATCTTACAAGAATATTTTACTATATAAAATTAATAAATACAATTTTAAAATAGAATATATTCTACAGAACAAAATTATTTTACTGCAATAAAAAAGACATCCTGCTGTAAGAACATCCATTTCTTATAATTTTTTTAATTAAACAAAAAATAGACTCAAAAGATAGATTGATTTTTAGCTAAAAATACTAAATATCATTTCTACTTTTGAGTCTATTTTAGTTTGAGATTCTTATATAGGATATCTATTAAATCATTAGTTCTCCATCTTTTAATATAACTACACCATCAGCAATAAGAGTTGGTTTTGTCATTATAAGGTCATAGTGACAAGCTGCTTTTATTACTCCTCCAAGAGTTATACTTGTTCCTACACCTATATGAAGTGATCCAAATACTCCTTCATCTTCCAACATACTTCCTGTAAATTTACATTCTGGATTTAATCCTACTCCAACTTCTGCTATATTATATACTTGCGGATCTTTTTTATCTATCCAGTCAGATGCAAGTTTTTTAGCTTCTTCTCCTCCTGAAATACTTTCAGGAATAATATATCCATCTTTTACTTCTACTTTTACTGGAGTTTTTAATAATCCTATTCCAATATATGGTATACTTGCATCTGCAACTATTACTCCATTTGCAGTCCCTTCTACTGGTGATACATTAGCTTCTACAGTAGGAATAGGTCCAAATTTACCAGGCTCTACCAATCCAGTCATAGCATTTCCTCTTCTTCCTTTTCCAGAAAGTTTAAGGTTAGTTCCCATAGGAGTTGTTATAGTTATAACTTCTGCTCCTGCCATTGCAGCTGCTACTTTTTTACAATTTTCTGCTGCTTCATAGAAATTTGCATTTACTCCCCCTGTTATCATTTGATCTTCATTAAACTGTGTAAGCATTACTCCTCTTGAACCTGCTGCACATGCATCTTTTACTGCATGAGTATGAGTTATTGATGTAAATACTGCTCCTATAAATGCATCAGATTCTTTCATTGCAGCTGCTATTACTTTAGGTGGTTCCTGTCCATCTCTTTCTCTAGGTGTCATTATATGTATAGTTGGTTCTGCTCCTGTTGCTATTACTGCTGCTGCTAAGGCTTCTGCTATTCTCATTTGTTTAGGCTCTGTAACTATAACTACACTTTCTCCAGCTTTTACCCCTAAATTTATTTCTACTATTGATCTTGCACCTTTAGCCATTAATATTTTTTTCATATTTACCTCCTAATATTTTATATACTTTTATGTTATTTTTTATTATTTATATATGTTTATAAAAGCTACTATTATTGCTGAGTTGAAAAAGTTTATAAATAAACTTCCTACTAATGGAAGTATAAAGAATGCTGTAGGTGCTGGTCCATATTTTTCTTCAACAGACTGCATATTTGCCATAGCTGTCGGTACTGCTCCAAGTCCAAATCCACAATGTCCTACTGCCATCATTGCAGCTTCATAATTTTTTCCCATCACTTTATATGTTAAAAATACTGCACATAGCCCCATCAATATAGTTTGAGCTATCAATAGTATTATCATTGGAATTGCAAGATCTGTAAGCTGCCATAATTTTAAACTCATCATAGAGAATGCTAAGAATAGTATCAACGAAATATCTCCTATTATTCTTATTTCAGTTTCTTTTATTTTCAGCCAAGTTGAGTAGTCTGCAATATTTCTTACTATTGCTGCTGCAATCATTGCTCCAACTGATGCTGGAAATGTAAGCCCTGTTTTCTTCAAAAGCATTGATATTATACTTCCAAGAGCCATAGATACCAATAATTGATAAACAGCTGAATATATTCTTTTTTCATCAAGTTTTTCATTTCCCTTTTCAACTTTTTCTATTCCTTCTACTTTTTCTGTTTCCTTACCTGTTATAAGTTTATACTTTTCAATCAAAAACTTACCTGTAGGTCCACCTATTAAACTTCCTGCTACCAGTCCAAATGTAGCTGCTGCAAGAGTTATAGTCAGAGCATTTTGAAGTCCTGCCTCTTCCAATACTGGAGCAAATGCTGCTGATGTTCCATGTCCTCCTGTCATTGGTATAGATGCTGTTGCCAGCCCTACTAAAGGACTTAATCCCAATAGTTTTGCTAGGTATACTCCTAAGAAGTTCTGTAGAATAACTACTATTATAGAAACTATAAGGAATTTTATAACTTTAGGTCCACCTTTTTTCAATAATTTATAGCTTGCAGTAAATCCTATACTTGAATAAAACGCAAGCATAAATACATCACTGAGGGCAAAATTAAGCTTGAATGTAAATAATTGTGTACTGTAACCAATTGATACCAAAATTGTAAAAATAAGTCCTCCAATTACTGGTATAGGTATGCAGAATTTTCTAAGTATTTCTACTCTTTTTTTAACATAATCTCCCACTAATAAAACGATAACAGCCAATGCAGTTGTAAGAAACAAGTTTAAATCAATTACCATAATTTTCCTCCTTTATTCTCAGTGATTTATCTATAGAACTGCTTTGGGCTTTTTATAATGTCATAGTCATTTCCATTTTCTTTTAAACATTATACATTCTATAGAATATATTATATTTAAAATATAAACTCTTTTATCTAAAAAGTCAATAAAAAATCTTGTTTTCTTACATAAAAATAAATGAGCCTAAAAACTGAATAGTTTTTAAGCCCATTTTGATTAAAAAATTTTTTTAAATACATTTTCCTGCTTTTTCTCCAGTAAATCTTCCATTATTCACTGCTATTTTTCCATTAACTATAACATATTCTATTCCTTCAGACTTTATAAAAGGATTTTCAAATCCAGCTTTATCCTGAACTTTTTCATAATCAAATATTGTTATATCTGCAAAATATCCTTTTTCTATTCTTCCTCTTTCTTTTATAGAAAAAATATCAGCAGTCTTAGAAGTTATTTTATTTACCATTTCCTCAATGCTGAACATTTTTCTTTCTCTATTTATTCTTATAAATTTAGGAAAAGTTGCAAAGTTTCTTGGATGTGGAATGCCAAATTTTTGAATTTTTTCAACTGGTACTGAACTTCCATCACTTCCTATTACCCCTATTCCAGTATTCATAAAGTTGTACATATCCTCTTCTCCAATAGAAAAATAAATTGCTTTTGCTCTTCCCGCACTTTCTCTTATGAGATAAAGAATTGTTTCTATATCCTCCATTTTAGTTTCTTCTTTTATTTCCAAAATTGTTTTTCCAGAAAATTTATTCTCTGGGAGAAAACTATTAGATATCAATATATTAGATATTCCTCCCCTTTTATATACAATATCCATAATATCTTTTTTTTCATCCTCAGTAAGAATATTTATTCTCTCAATAAATTTCTTTACATCACCATCAAATATTTTTTCTGGAATAAGAACCATGAGAGTGGTAGAAGTTGCAGTATAAGGATATTGATCATATGTTATATCCAATCCTTTTTCTCTTGCTTCTATTATTAATTTTAAAATATCATCTGATTTCCCCCAAAGTCTTCTATCCATTATTTTCAAATGTGATATATTTACTCTGCACTTACTTTTTTCAGCACATTCCAGCACCTCTTTTATAGATTCTATAACATTTTCTCCTTCATTTCTTATATGAAAAGAAGCTGTTTTATTATATTTAGCTGTAATTTTTAATATTTCTGTTATTTCATCTTTATCCATAAAATTTCCTGGCTGATATACAAGTCCAAAAGATACTCCATATGCCCCCTCCTGAAGTTCTTTTTCTAAGACTCCAAGCATATTTTTCAGCTCATCTTTATTTAATTTTTTAGTACTGAATCCTATACTATCTACTCTTATACAGCCAGTTCCTACAAGGTAAGCCTGATTTGTAATAAACCCCTTTCTATTTATTGCCTCTTTTAAATCTTTCATACTTTTTATATCTTCCAATTCAGTGTTATCATCTGGCAATACAAAATGATCTTTTACATATTGCTTAAACTCATTATTGTATTCTTCACCTGCTGGAGATATTCCTATTCCACAATTGCCACTTACTTCTGTTGTCACTCCCTGAAGTATTTTACTTGTCATTTCTTCAGAAAAAAATGCTGCTAAATCAGAATGACAATGGGGATCTATAAAACCTGGAGAAACAATTTTTCCAGAAGCATCTATTACTTTTTTTCCTTCTAATTTTTCTGACGATATTTCAGTTATTCTATCTCCAGTTATTCCTATATTAATATTTTCAGCTGCTTTTTCCCCTCCAAAAACAACTTTTCCATTTTCTATAACTAAATCAAATACCATTGCTCCTCCCACTCATTATTTACAATAGTTATCAAAAATTATTTTCCCAATTAAACTATTTATCTTGATTCCATCCTCATTTTTCTCTAAGTCCTTTGTAAGAATTATAATATCTACCCATCCTCCATCATAGAATAATCTTCCTGCATCATGTTCTATATACATAAGCTCTCCTGTCTTATGTGCAAAATCCACTTCTCTTGCAAAATAAAGAGGTATTTTGTTATTAGAAGCCTGATTTCTTAACATATCTAAATCATCTGGATTTTTACATAATATTTCCAGCACTCCCAATACATCTTTTGGAGTAGTAAAATTATCTTTTCCAGCTTTTCTAGCTTCTGCATCCATCATTTTTCTTCCTAAAACAGTTCCTATAAATCCTTTTTCTTTGATACAACTATTTATTTTATCCATTCCAATATAGTCTATAAGGATATTTGTTGCTGTATTATCACTAAGACATATCATAAGATAAGCTATATCCCTCACTGTAAGAAGAAGTCCATCTCCCATTACTTTTAGTATCCCACATCCTCCAACTTTATCTTCTTTTTTTAATTCTATCTTTTTATTGTAATCCTCTTTATTTAATGCCATAAGAATAAAAAGTTTTATTAGACTTGCTGATGGAAAAACTACTTCTTCATTTATTGTTATTATTTTCCCAACTGAATCTCTTAGCAATACTCCAGTTACTCCACTGTTTTCACTTATTATTTCTCTTATTCTTTTTTCCATTATTCAACCCCTCCATATTTTATTTTAAATTGAATAAATAACTGCTCTTACTATTACATATATTATCATTACTATGGTTATTGACATTCCATTTCTTATCATACTTTTTAAATCTTTTGAACGTGCCAATCCCATCTGTCCTATCATATCCCCAGTTGGATAAGCAAAAGACGTTATTTGTGAACCAATCAGAAGTACAGTTCCCCATATTGTCATAGGTAAATTTATATCTACAACTATATTTTTGAATAAGTCATTCAATACAACTGATTGTGCTACCGCTGCCCCTGATACTCCAAATATTCCTACCAGAGTACTTATTATTATAAATCCTATATCTCCACTTATATCTATCAATGGCTTCAGCATATCTCCCAATGTAGTAAATGCTCCTGTCATTGTAACAAATTTCAAGAATGGATCATATAATACAAACATGAAGAACAGCCAGAACATTCTTGTTGCACCTTTTGTAAGGCTTCCTATAATATCCATCATACTTCTTCCTGCTGCCAGTCCTGTTGTAAAAGCTACTGCAAGCATAACTACGATTGCATAGGCTGCTCCTGCTTTTGCATATATACCATATGCAAGCATTCCTATCATTACTATGGCAAATACCATTGTTGCTTTATTTATCTCAGGTGTAGATACAAATTCTTCATCTTTATCCATATCCTCTGTTGAATACATTTCAATTCCTTCATACTGCTTCTGTACTTTTCTTCCTGTGTAATAAGTAGTTATAAGTACAAGAACAGCTACTGGTATACCTACATTAGCCAGATATGCTCCATATGTAAGACCTGTAAGTCCCATCAATGTAATTACTGGAGGAACAAATGGCCCTAGGAACAATCCACATGCTCCTGCTCCATGAAGGATAACTGCTAATGCATTAGGTGTCAATCCAAAACTTGCAACTATTGGTATCAATATTGGTGCTATCATAGCATTTGCTCCTGCTAGAGTTCCCAATAGAGAAACCAGCAGAGTTGAAGTTCCCATTGTTACTATTATAGCTTGATTCTGACTTTTTATTCCTACTTTTTTTATTAGTATTTCTACTAGATTTCTGGCAACTTTTGTTTCAGTCAGCACTTCTCCCAATCCTGCTCCCATCATAATAATGAATCCAATAAGTCCCAAAAATGATTTCAGTCCATTTGCTATTTCATTTGATAAACTCACTGGTGTCTGCCCTGTCAAAACTGCTCCTACTAAAACGCAGATGATAACTGTTGAAAGCAGATTTTTCCCCTTAAATGCAAGGTACAAATAAATAACTAGTGGTAAAAAACCTATTAATGCTGGTAATCCAAATATCATAAAATCCCTCCTCTGTGTTTTATAAATAAAAAAGGTCTAAAATTCACGCATTCAAAAAGAAATGGTAGAATTTTAGACCTTACTTACTTAAATGTTTAACTGTAAACAAGTGTTTTAATTCTTAGACTTTATATATTTTTTTATCGCATCTTTATATGCAACTATTATCGATTTTTGTGAACTTCCTAAATAAGTTCTTTCAACTTCTGCTATTATTTTATCCTGATCTTTTATAAAATTTTTTCCTATAAATATCTCTCTCACAAAAGAATTAGTTATTTTCAGGATAGATGATACTTCTGTTTCTAATATAATATCGTCTTTATCTGATACTATAAATGCCAGAAAAAATTTATTATAATTTTTAGTTATAGGATTATCTAAATTAGTTTTCGCATTTCCTACAATATATTTTTTATCCATTTTAATGTACTCCAATAACTATATTTTTTAATAAAAAAACCATTTTGTAATTTATTCTAACATACTAAATTTTAAAAATCAAACTTTTATCTCTATTCCATTATATATATTTTAAATATATCTATTATACGATTCAGATAAAATGTATATATAAATACTTTACTTATATCATTCAAATAAACTTAAAAAACTCTTTATATCTTTTAATATATCTTACATAATTCCTCTATCCATTCTCTTCTTGCAATAACTTTTTTCCATTCCTCTGGTATATTTTCATATCCATAAAATAACCCTGCTAACCCTCCAACTACTGCTCCAGTAGTATCTGTATCCTCACCAAGATTAACTCCTTTCAATACTGCTTCTTTATATGATGAGGTATTTAAAATACACCATATAGATGCTTCAAGA encodes:
- a CDS encoding GntR family transcriptional regulator gives rise to the protein MKVIKLDDKRTLGEKVYDRLKELIMDGELERGTKITETSIAKMFDVSPTPVREAFRKLASDGLIEVASWKGVIVKGIEQKDLLEIYECREALEGMVGKLAVRNITKEDIDILEGILERCNDAKTPEILIELNTEFHNELLRIAKNERLSKLLNELMVVILYDRDISGRYSVRRKEIVAEHLDILKYLKKKDEKKVSELMAKHIRNGYEFIKNHNK
- a CDS encoding spore photoproduct lyase; translation: MIYVAAALTAEAKPLITYFKLKRDNEIKKYQVFKNEEIILIITGSGMMQGAIGTTYLLSSLNIREEDIFVNLGICGAVKEIFQVGDIVLCNKITNNGNGKSFYPDMLFRHKFKEGTLESFFHVVDKSMESEIKGELVDMEGAGIYEAASLFFSQHQINIIKIVSDYLDTTGITVEKVTHIVESGILSIDEWLNERKKFNVSDKEIFTLNEKDIMNMVEKNLRLTESMHYEFMELMKYHKLKNKNIKDVISKYSKIEIKDKREGKINFEKIRKEIIEL
- a CDS encoding aminopeptidase; protein product: MKKILMAKGARSIVEINLGVKAGESVVIVTEPKQMRIAEALAAAVIATGAEPTIHIMTPRERDGQEPPKVIAAAMKESDAFIGAVFTSITHTHAVKDACAAGSRGVMLTQFNEDQMITGGVNANFYEAAENCKKVAAAMAGAEVITITTPMGTNLKLSGKGRRGNAMTGLVEPGKFGPIPTVEANVSPVEGTANGVIVADASIPYIGIGLLKTPVKVEVKDGYIIPESISGGEEAKKLASDWIDKKDPQVYNIAEVGVGLNPECKFTGSMLEDEGVFGSLHIGVGTSITLGGVIKAACHYDLIMTKPTLIADGVVILKDGELMI
- the gltS gene encoding sodium/glutamate symporter — its product is MVIDLNLFLTTALAVIVLLVGDYVKKRVEILRKFCIPIPVIGGLIFTILVSIGYSTQLFTFKLNFALSDVFMLAFYSSIGFTASYKLLKKGGPKVIKFLIVSIIVVILQNFLGVYLAKLLGLSPLVGLATASIPMTGGHGTSAAFAPVLEEAGLQNALTITLAAATFGLVAGSLIGGPTGKFLIEKYKLITGKETEKVEGIEKVEKGNEKLDEKRIYSAVYQLLVSMALGSIISMLLKKTGLTFPASVGAMIAAAIVRNIADYSTWLKIKETEIRIIGDISLILFLAFSMMSLKLWQLTDLAIPMIILLIAQTILMGLCAVFLTYKVMGKNYEAAMMAVGHCGFGLGAVPTAMANMQSVEEKYGPAPTAFFILPLVGSLFINFFNSAIIVAFINIYK
- a CDS encoding nitroreductase family protein, translated to MVSIDKEKCIGCGACVEDCFPENLFLDSGKAEIKGRCMQCGHCIAVCPVNAVSITNYPQEGIEEYDKERFDISSDNLLNFIKFRRSVRHYKNKPVEKEKLERVLEAGRYTATGSNMQDVSYIVVQETLNEIKPVIWESLYEFALENLNEKGVIGAYAPRWIKMYEDYKKDPLNDKLFFKAPVLLVVTAISPLNEVLAPSNIELMANAEGLGVLFTGFIERALKNSVKAKEMLGINKKEIISCMLMGYPDIKFRRTVPRKQAEISWK
- a CDS encoding TrkH family potassium uptake protein codes for the protein MNNKMIKYVISYILKLEAGFMLIPLALSFFYQEGFKLNGAYLLTIMLLIISSFLLSKKMPEDQRIYTQEGMVIVSVSWIALSFFGSLPFVFSERIPSFIDAFFETVAGFTTTGASVIANIEMIEKSLLFWIGFSHFIGGMGILVLALAILPKSSNQSLHIMKAEVPGPSVGKMVAKISHNSKILYIMYICITIIIIILLKAGGMPFFDSIIHAFGTVSTGGANIKNNSVGFYNNTYIDFILGMGMLLCAINFNLFYALILKNYKQVYKNEELRAYLLIICVSIIIICINIYPFYKSNIYMVRDVFFTVSSIITTTGYSTVNFNAWPTFSKTVLMILTFVGGCAGSTTGGIKVSRIVIVFKKVIGEFKKIGTPNRTIAVKMDGKKIPEEMFSKVSTYLVMYIFIFLGIMLFISIEFSDFTSAFSVVSATFNNIGTGVGTLGDTFDYSSLSNISKIILSISMLLGRLEIFPILILFSPKIYKNRNYF
- a CDS encoding GNAT family N-acetyltransferase, whose amino-acid sequence is MIRKAEAKDLDKIMEIIKATIAEMKTYGNTQWDENYPQKQDFLGDVESNSLYVNEENEELYGFICANFVEPDEYKDIKWALDEKCLILHRMSINPKYRNQGTATKLIEFAEKIAKENGVNYIKTDTYSVNKKMNTLLLKLGYIHRGNMNFLGKEKEFYCYDKKL
- a CDS encoding MarR family winged helix-turn-helix transcriptional regulator — protein: MKDIEKLNNQILRKIGTLSRAIHSTSDMKYRELSLQKGQFIFLTRICENQGINFVELSKILTVDKSTTTKAVKKLIEAGYINKEQDENDKREYKLYPTKKALEVYDLIITEENRNINICMEGLTKKEREIVENLLEKMSENAAKDWLRVKGGKE